The following proteins are co-located in the Megalobrama amblycephala isolate DHTTF-2021 linkage group LG12, ASM1881202v1, whole genome shotgun sequence genome:
- the mov10b.2 gene encoding putative helicase mov-10-B.2, with the protein MTRELYVSNSMNRRNRNSHLSLAAVRAIGLDFIEMLEETNRRSITDRNKLRDIYNEEFRDRTDDGVKDPNFSRVIFALRKGNKARLSRTGHVYFNSNVRVRLHDQWFRSCRRQQNQATPIQRNVSSLRPPSDQEASVPGPEGGVRGRRRLAKDIVQRLNTTDRSHFIADKHGVRVSSELYMENGKIQISVDRAEVYELKLFVENTGQGAMYFTYYTALHWLQCFTLEDSRRVTRDNPLRLEPGEKYEVTVRFKCRHVGVYSATLAFEFKQNTQPATRPFHIVRFIEAEYRTKLAALLGPTEPFKPLRLNISEPENCKVDEGFPPEGYVQNFLENVLPLGQYTPSPDIPMLAKLLKDDRMLRGKFQEHQSLLQSPLSFHNYAERFDLLLKLEECQMHVDIKRYNKDQVTLSRDKNDKRLMVLYLPGVSENRPSVLRGDHLLLTKSEEVSFSTVTKYKGYVHKVELDQVKLGFSRRFLDHVFIDNMKFRVEFTVNRLPLRLQHRAVHMAVQHNLRDVLFPVGSRSMTPVSPPALRLFDQQLERNPEQYSAVCNIVAGTSKPAPYLVFGPPGTGKTVTIVEAIKQLEKNIPDAYILACAPSNSAADQLCEKLITSRHVDAHKIYRLYASSRNPKDIPEVLKNNSNVNGEMIIFPCKEDLMSYKILVSTLVTAGRLVSGGFPVDHFSHIFVDEAGHAVESETIISVAGLLNAETGQLVLAGDPKQLGPILRSPLAINYGLDVSLLERLMTQNDLYEKDDIEFDKRYVTKLLLNYRSHPSILKVPNELFYDGELKACANEISSNQYCNWEHLPKRGFPVIFHGVPGKDERESNSPSFFNKFEIDIIIDYLKKLLLTQAKRGISRISPRDIGIIAPYRKQVEKIRLVIKSDEDLQKCMCIDDLKVGSVEEFQGQERKVIMVSAVRSSKEHIILDETFSIGFLKNEKRFNVAVTRAKSLFIMVGNPIILRTDEIWGRFIDFCSDQGGYTGLPLTNVEGIEEVEKCLLALNIQDESEETEESVVQQQLNPEWRHDY; encoded by the exons ATGACCAGAGAGCTTTACGTATCTAACAGTATGAACAGAAGAAACAGGAATAGTCATCTCTCTCTTGCAGCTGTGCGCGCAATTGGATTGGACTTCATAGAGATGCTAGAGGAAACAAACAGGAGATCCATTACTGACAGAAACAAGCTCAGAGACATCTACAATGAAGAGTTTCGAGACAG GACGGACGATGGTGTCAAAGATCCAAACTTCTCTAGAGTCATCTTTGCTTTGAGAAAAGGCAACAAAGCGCGTCTTTCCAGGACAGGTCATGTTTACTTTAACAGCAAT GTCCGGGTGAGACTGCACGATCAATGGTTCAGATCCTGTCGAAGACAGCAAAACCAAGCTACTCCCATTCAGAGAAATGTTAGCTCACTGCGGCCCCCTAGTGACCAGGAAGCCTCCGTTCCAGGGCCAGAGGGTGGAGTCAGAGGAAGGAGAAGATTGGCAAAAGACATTGTACAGCGATTGAACACTACAGACAG GTCCCATTTTATAGCTGATAAGCATGGGGTGCGGGTGTCCTCAGAGCTCTATATGGAGAATGGAAAGATTCAGATCTCTGTGGATCGGGCAGAAGTTTATGAGCTGAAGCTGTTTGTGGAGAACACGGGTCAAGGGGCCATGTACTTCACATACTACACTGCTCTTCACTGGCTGCAGTGTTTCACTCTGGAAGACAGCAGGAGAGTCACACGCGACAATCCACTACGTCTGGAACCAG gaGAAAAGTATGAGGTGACGGTGAGATTCAAATGCAGACATGTTGGAGTTTATTCAGCTACTTTGGCATTTGAGTTTAAGCAGAACACCCAGCCTGCCACCCGTCCCTTCCACATTGTGCGCTTCATTGAGGCAGAGTACAGGACTAAGCTTGCAGCCCTACTGGGTCCTACAGAACCATTCAAACCCCTGAGACTCAACATCTCCGAACCTGAAAACTGTAAAGTGGATGAGGGTTTTCCACCGGAAGG tTATGTTCAGAACTTTCTTGAAAATGTTCTGCCACTGGGGCAATACACTCCTTCTCCTGACATCCCCATGCTGGCCAAGCTCCTGAAAGATGACCGGATGCTCAGAGGAAAATTTCAGGAACATCA GTCATTACTGCAGAGTCCGCTGAGCTTCCATAATTATGCCGAACGCTTTGATTTACTGCTGAAACTGGAGGAGTGTCAGATGCATGTGGATATCAAGAGATACAACAAAGATCAAGTCACCTTATCCAgggataaaaatgacaaaagactAATGGTCTTATAC CTCCCAGGTGTATCAGAGAACAGGCCATCAGTCCTGAGGGGAGATCATCTGCTTCTCACTAAGAGTGAGGAGGTCAGTTTCTCAACTGTGACCAAATACAAGGGCTACGTCCACAAAGTAGAACTGGATCAGGTCAAACTGGGCTTCTCCAGAAG gtTCCTTGACCATGTATTCATAGATAATATGAAGTTCCGTGTAGAGTTCACAGTGAATCGTCTCCCATTAAGACTGCAACACAGAGCTGTACACATGGCGGTCCAGCACAACCTCAGAGATGTGCTGTTTCCCGTGGGCTCAAGGAGCATGACCCCTGTATCTCCACCTGCACTGAG ACTCTTTGATCAACAACTTGAGAGGAACCCTGAACAGTACAGCGCAGTATGTAACATTGTGGCCGGTACATCCAAGCCGGCACCGTACTTGGTGTTTGGTCCTCCTGGCACTGGTAAAACCGTCACGATAGTGGAGGCCATCAAACAG TTGGAGAAGAATATACCCGATGCCTATATCCTAGCTTGCGCTCCTTCTAACAGTGCAGCTGATCAACTGTGTGAAAAGTTGATCACTAGTCGACATGTCGATGCACATAAAATATACAGACTCTACGCTAGCTCACGCAATCCAAAAGACATCCCTGAAGTTCTAAAG AACAACAGTAATGTGAATGGAGAGATGATTATTTTCCCATGTAAAGAGGACCTAATGTCCTACAAGATCCTGGTCAGCACTCTAGTCACCGCAGGCAG GCTGGTCAGTGGGGGTTTTCCTGTGGATCATTTTTCTCACATCTTTGTGGATGAGGCAGGGCATGCTGTGGAGTCAGAGACCATCATCAGTGTGGCAG GACTGCTGAATGCAGAGACTGGGCAGCTTGTTTTGGCTGGGGATCCTAAGCAGCTGGGACCAATCCTGAGATCTCCTCTTGCCATTAATTATGGGCTTG ATGTCTCTTTGCTGGAGAGGCTGATGACACAGAATGATCTTTATGAGAAAGATGACATTGAGTTTGACAAACGCTACGTCACCAAACTTCTTCTGAATTACAG GTCTCATCCATCCATTCTGAAGGTTCCTAATGAGCTGTTCTATGATGGGGAGTTGAAGGCATGTGCAAATGAAATCAGCTCCAACCAGTACTGCAACTGGGAGCACCTGCCCAAAAGA GGATTTCCTGTGATTTTCCATGGAGTTCCTGGGAAGGATGAAAGAGAGTCGAATAGCCCGTCATTCTTTAACAAGTTTGAAATCGATATCATCATAGATTACCTGAAGAAGCTGCTCCTGACACAGGCGAAGAGGGGAATCTCTAGAATCTCCCCCAGAGATATTGGCATTATCGCCCCCTACAGGAAACAG GTGGAGAAGATCAGACTGGTTATCAAATCAGACGAGGACCTCCAAAAGTGTATGTGCATTGATGACCTGAAA GTTGGTTCCGTGGAGGAGTTTCAAGGCCAAGAGAGGAAAGTGATCATGGTGTCGGCTGTTCGCAGCAGCAAGGAACACATCATTTTGGATGAAACATTCAGCATTGGGTTTCTCAAGAATGAGAAG AGATTCAATGTGGCGGTAACAAGAGCAAAATCCCTGTTCATCATGGTGGGAAACCCCATCATTCTGCGGACAGATGAAATCTGGGGCCG GTTTATTGACTTCTGCTCCGATCAGGGTGGTTACACCGGGCTTCCCTTAACCAATGTAGAGGGAATAGAGGAGGTTGAAAAGTGTCTACTTGCTCTTAACATCcaggatgagagtg AGGAAACTGAGGAGAGTGTGGTCCAACAACAACTGAATCCTGAGTGGAGGCACGATTACTAA